TCACATGACTCCACACTATGCAGAACGTTCTGACATGCATGTGAGGACACAACAGAATATGACTCCAAAAACCTCAGACCCTACAATTTCCAAAGTTTTGTCAACCATTGTATCCACCcctgatgtttttcttttgttctctttGGCAGCACCAGATCATAGAGGAGCTACTCCTGTGGCGATCGGATCCAACCCGTTTAACATGAAGGCCAGAAGAGCACTTGATGAAGAGTTTAGTGCTGGGCCATGATGTGCTGATCAGACATGTGGTTCCTCACTAAGGTGACCAGATACAGAATGCATGGACTGTGTAAGTCTTCAACTATATTCCTTCACAAAAATCCTCAAATTTCAAATGGATTACCACCAATTGTACTGAATAATAGGACAGAAAAAACCACAGTGTAAAGTAATGATTCGTAATCACCATTCCTAGTGTTATCCATTGTCCTGTGTTATTAGGAGCTTTCAATTTCTAGATACTAAAAACCTTTTTTCCATCCTAGCTCTTGCAGCATATGCATCTCTCTTTTGCCTGCTGGGGACATTAACAATCATTGGAGGCTGCCCCTCtacctgtgtctgtgcaggcaCCGATGCGGTCTGCAATGACCAGAGCACAGCCTCCTTGCGCCTCATCATTGCTCAGCTACCCCAAGGTATTTGCATCCTTCAGCTTTCAAGAAACAACCTCAGTGCTCTGGAGCCTGGGATCTTCTCCAGCGTAAGCAGCCTGCAGAGCCTTGACCTCTCCAGTAATAATTTCTCCGTGCTTCACACGAGGGCATTCTCTAATCTGAGTCGGCTAGAGCGGCTGGACCTCTCCAGTAACCCCTTGCTAGAGTTGCCTGCGGACCTCTTCAGTGAGCTGGGCAAGTTGACGGAGCTGGTCCTGAGCGACACCGGCCTGCACGCTCTCAGCACTGACCTCTTCCAGAGCCTGACACAACTCCAGCGTCTGGACCTGTCCCTGAACAGACTGACCTCGCTGCCCAGAGGGCTGCTGGGGGGGCTCCAGGAGCTCACGTGGCTCTCCCTGGCGGCCAACAGACTGAGAAATGTGCAGCGGGCCGAGTTTGAGGCCCTCTCCGAGCTGCAGAGCCTCCTGCTGGTGGGAAACCCCTGGGAGTGTAACTGCAGCCTGGTGGAGTTCAAGCACTGGCTGGAGTGGATGCTCTACAGGGGTGAGTGAGGCTCCGTGAGGCGCATGTAACATACAGTCAAGAGCCCAGGGACGGGTGCAAAAGTGTCCCAATGCTAATTTAACCTGCTACGGCTTTTTGTAGCAGTGCAATATAAAAAAAGGTCAAATGCATGCATACAATTCCCAGAGTGCATGGCTAATTCTAAAATGTTACCAGATGATTTCGATGAGGATGTAAGCAGAAACGCGCAACTTTCTATGTCCTCATTTAGCCAAAATGGAAGCGTAGAACAGACCACAGGATGTAAGGCTAATTTTGAAATCTTTACTTGGCAGCCAACTGAGATGATTTGAATGAATATATGCTAActagaaatgtttctttttcctttACTCCATGGATGCACAGGGGGACAGGTGGATGCTCTGGAGTGCAGTCTGCCCAAAGGGCTGTGGGGCCGAGACATAAGGACTGTCCCGGCCGAGATGTTCAGCCACTGCGTGCGAGACAGCTTCCCGCCCTGCTCCAGGGGCCCAGATGGCCAGGAGCCGGGGGGAGACGGGGTCCCTGACTGTGTGCGCCAGCGCTACAGGGCGGTAAGTGTGCGGCGGGCGGCAGCCACGGTGGTGGTGGCCGGGGTGGTGTGCGGCATCGTGTGCGTCATGATGGTGGCAGCGGCCACCTACGGCTGCATTTACGCCTCACTGGCCGCCAAGTACCAGAGGGAGAAGAATGGCAAGGTGCACAAGCGGCCACCAGATGGCAGCGAGGAGAAAGacctggagcaggaggagaagcgCGAGCTTCTGCCTGTCatagcgagagagacagaggtgataCCCTACGTTGAGGTGGTGCTGTCacgagaggtgtgtgtctgactggtaTGATTTACATTAATGCCGTCACCACAGTCCCtgttttgttgctgttcttCTGAAAAAGAAGGAGCTGTACCCACCGTTCCTTCCTCTGACAGAAATAGACAGTCTGCTTTTTAGACACCTGATGTCCTCctgtattttgtattattgACTACCTTTTTACCTTCATGTCCTGATTGGCTTAATAAATAGGTGAACACAAGATACAAGTACAAGTACTGATGTTTGGGACACTGTCCTCTGCAATAACAATCTGTGAATTATTGTCAAGAAGAACACAAAGATGACATTAGTCCATGAAAagaagttgtttgtgtttgtgtttgtatgggacATAGGGTATGTGAGGAGAGACATTTTCCTATTCCCTGTGTCAACACAAACTACTGGTCAAAAAGCCAAATAAAGCCCAAGGAAATTGTACAAATCCATGTGATAGTGTCACACAGTGTTAATTCAGATAGAAGGGGTTTTCAACTGATGTTTCTATGTATGtctaaatacataaaaaaaactatgatcATTAAGAAAATTAAACATAAACAATGGAGCTgattacatttaattaaattgaGTGGTTTATTTATTCAGTTTATTTAAACTTTTCATTGTCTCTTAAAATATACagtgtatttgtctgtctacAATTAGCATATACCTATGAGATCATGTGTTGACtatcatgtgtttattttggttgTCCATATGTTTACTTccatgcttttgtttgtttttcccgcCATTTTCTGTACCCACCTGCTCATCAGAGCGTCAAATGACTAATTACTGTAGTATTTATAGCTGGCTCTTTGGCATACTCCTCACGAGTCTTAGTGATCTGTGTACCTTGGTTCACCACGCTGAAGCTACCGCTTGTCTACCCGTGAGCTTTTCTGGATGTTCCTGGTTTGTTTCTCTACTGTTTAGCAGTTAGATGCTTCTTTGTTTCTGTCTCATTCTGGAATTTGAATTCACCTGGGTTATAAGCCCTGTTTCGTCCATGAGGTATCTATCCCTACCTTCTGATTTCATctggatcttctgtgtttttggaaaTAAAGACCAAACCTTTTCCAAAGTCCTACATTTGTTAAGCGTAATCCACACTGGTTTAACAATCTAGCACCCCGGGTTCAATCCTGCCACTATTTGAATCAACATTCCTAACTTATTAAATAATTCTAACTTGTTAATGATCATAATACTTGTTTTGGAGATCAAATCTTGGTTTTTGAATCTTTTGAGATtgaacaaataataaaaaatatttatcCAAGCCTTAACTATTTTTGAATCAGTCATCAAATGTAgtacattcacattcaacatGTATAAATCAACATTGTATACAGTGTACTCTTACTACATTTCACCGATGACTGACTATAACACTCGAGGTAGATTCTCATAGGAACCATTCCATGGACATGACACCAGGCCAGCAGATACATATATGTATGATTTGCTTACATGGTAAAGTGAAGGCGTAACACAGACATAAAACTCTTTAAACACATCCCAAAAAGTATCACCACTAACTAAACttggctgtttttttgtttgcatgtctcccagagacacggagagaatTATAACTGACAATGTTTCATTGTGGTTGATTAGAATGGATTATCATTTTAACGTGTTGTTACGCTATAATGAGCAgaccttaaaaacacacacataaaaaaaaaagaaagcttttTACCTCCAGCGTACGCTGTCCGTGGTCCAGACGTCACTGTCACACCGGTAACGGCAATGACAAACTTCCCGCCTGTACAACAAAGGGGGATAAGTTAGGTTTAAGCTATTTTCACCAAATGGCAATCAGCCACACAGGCAGCAGCTGGATGCAGTGATGGTGGCACACCTTTGCTGTCCTCATCTTGAGGCGTGTAGAAGAGGAACTTCCCAGGGGGGTTCTCCGCTGCTATCCGATACCAGTCGGGGAAGTGGTCCAGAGTGAAGAGGTTCTGCTTATCTGCCTTGGTAAGGAATTTCCTGTGGGATGAAAAAACTATTCCTGTATCTCAGCTGATAGAAGAAGGCatcaacaacaccaaggtcTTGGGTTCGATTTTCACAGAGCTGACCTCCTGACAAGCAAGTATTCCCTACCTGCTCTGTaagtccatttttttttttttaatcatatgATAGCAATGATAAATAAAAAAGTGTGCGTGACATCTATAAACCCTAACGTGTTTCCACCATCCCAAGGGTGTCCACATAGAGCACGTGGTCAGATCTGATTCACCCATTCCAATCTCCTGCATGTCAGTGTCACTTACTTTGCAATCCGCCTTTCACTGCCTGCATATCTGGTGACTCGCAAAAGCCCAGAGCGGGTTCCCAGGAACGCCGTCTCCACTCCTGGATCAATTCTGGGAAGGAACAGAGGAAGGGGCGTTAGGGAAGTCTGGTTTGGTTGATCTCACTGGTTTCCAACACACCTACGTGAGAACATGAACCCCTCTCTCTTACCCTGCAGCATCCATCATCATGGCAGTCCAGTAGGCCTCCATTGGAGCAGTCACCACAGCATCCAGtagcagctgctgcagcagcactTCATCACCTGAAATGGCAGAGATGTGACTGTCAACCAATGCATCTGCTGGTACATTGCTGCAAGGCTGGTCCAATGTCTTATCTGTGTTAGTGCATCACATGTATGACggtcaacattcattcatacatttatttattaatttattccTTCATTCTTTCGTTCTTTAAGCACATTTCTGAAAGTACAgctgcatgtatgtgcattgtGGGAAGACACTGAGGCAAAGAATGAAGCATCCAGATAACTGACGCTGCATTCAACGTAAATGGTAAATGCAGACATGGAGTAGTACATTTGTCcagagtcacacactcacactccagaTCAGGGTCCTTCCCTGAGAGATATCTGAAGACAGCCTCCATCTGAGTAAGCTTGCGATGATCAGGGTCGACGTCAGTCTCACAATAATTCCTGGAGAGGACCAAAAAAACGACTCAGTCAGCTCCATACAGCAGTCAGCTCCATGCAGGTGTCTCCATAAACATACATGAACAGAATCAAAGAACAAAGCAGCATAGGAAAAAGGCTGTTTACTTCCCTGTTGCCTAGTGGCATGGGAACATGAAATCTTACCATTCTTCTGCGATGGTAAGGTCTGGCTGGTTAAGATCATGCAATCCTAAAGGAAAGCATCTCGGTTAGTCCTTCCAGACAGAATTAGCACTGCATGCATTTCATCGAGTTGACCAAACTATCTAAATTTCTACATTAACTTCAGTCAGTGAAATTCAGTTAAAACGTAAGAGATCATTTctacataattttttttcttaagacaATTTGTTTTTCATATTGTATCCATCAAATAAGGTGAAAAATAAATCGAAAATGGAGTCAAAACATGGGAAAGGTTAGGAAACAATGATTTCTGCCTGAATAAACTATTTTGTGCTTGAAACTTTTCAAAGAATCCCCCATTTGCTGCTATAACAGACTTGGCAGactgcttcttccctaaatgACATAATTTAGGGCAGTGCTTTGGGTCTTTGTCTTATTGTAGGATGTAATAAGCTCTAATCACACGTCACCCATGGGGGATGGCATGGTAATGTAAAAGGCAGGGAGTAAAAATTAGTGtacaaattatgaaaatgagTGCAAAAAGACAATTCTTTGATTTATGATTCCTTTTGTTCTGTACAAATGTTGCCCTGTTCCAGCAACAAAGCACCCCAGACAATGACATTTCCTACACCGTGCATCAAGCACTCCTTTAGCGCCAGCGTTTCATTTGTTCTGCACCTCACAGACTTTCTTctctgtgatccaaacaccaCAGAAAACTTAAACTCTGTccttccactgcaggaactagaGGGCTGTTTTGGGGCGGTTTGCACATTCAGGGCCATGTTCAGAGGAGAATGACCATCCCTGAAACTGCTGGGTAGGGTTTGCCGTGATAATCAATGACTTGAGTAGAGGACAACAAGCACCATTTTTATAACCATCAAGAGTATTCTTGACCAGAGGTTATGCAGTAAATACAAGAAGAGGAATTACAGCTTACACAGTTAACACAGTTACAGTCACTAAATGAACACAAGCAAGACTtcagctgaaatataggctttaCTTAATCGACAGTGGTGCTGCTATcttcatttatcaagtaattCTAGCTGCCATGAAGCCATTCAATCGAGTGTGTCCACTAGCGAGatgcattattatttttgtcTGCTCGGAATTGATGTCGCAATCGAAGAGCAAAATTCTGGTCTGGTAGTTCTAGCACTGCGGTAGAAAAGTACAAGACAAAAAGGATTGAGCAGCGGGCCGCCCGTCCCCGTAAACATTCAAGCCACAAGCCACACAGTCCCACGAGTTCCTATAGTGGAAAGGCGCCTTAACACTTTTCTTTCCCAATCGTCATGCCAGATTTTACTCCTCAGACACTTTTACAAAAGAACAATGAGGGATAGTAATAATCATGAAGAATAATCAAAAATAAGAATCAGCACAAAAACAACAGGATACAGGGCAGCTGAATGTAAAGAACCAATTACCTTCTTCCACAGACACATTCCCATAGAATATGTACTCGCCATGGCCCCGGGTCAGCACCATACCAAAACTGGAAACACAATCATAatgttatgtatatatatatatatatatatatatatatatataatgacaaaaaaagacacacttgTCATGACACTACCTTAAAAGTACTAAATGTGTTGGTAGTGTTTAGTAATAGAAGTGTTGGGACCTATGTCTCATTGTACCTGAATGGAGTGTCATCAATGACCGTGTAGAAATAATCATTTTTCAGGAACAAGGGCCGTTTCTATGGTGAGACAAATAAAttaggatttaaaaaaaaagaatggccAAACAGGGATTTTAGCTCAATTTATAACTGATGTTGGTTGCAGCCAAACATGTATCCATACATATGAGGAATGATTTAAAAGGTTGTGACTTTTTCCAAACTTCAGAGTTGGGTTCACTTACTCTATTGTCCACTGACGCTCGCGCATCTAATGTCAGAGTACCGGTTTCTCCTTTCACCATCGATGTTCTTAGCTGTGCaggtaacacacagacacaaccaaaACAAGTGTGAGTGGATGTCTGTAAGGTGTGAGTGCATGTACGTCTccctgaatgtgtgtttgggtgtgtgtgtgtgtgtgtgtgtgtgtcttacaaaCTCCTCTGTGTCCTCCCATTCGGCCTCAGACAGGTCTACACTGTTATAGTTGGGTTTGGGTTTCAGCCTCTTCTTCTCATCTATGTACTGTGGGTGAGAGGGTTTTGATGGGCAAGGAGGGGGGTTGTGAGAGAAACACAGCTGGTGAGAGGCGAGGACACCCAGCGCACGCAGGAAGAACTGCAAGGCTACGTCTAAAGTGCTCACAAAGCAAAAGAGTTTTCAGAGCCAAATGTAATCCTGGCAATAAATCGACAATAAATCAACACCCGATAAAGTGTGTTAACACAAGCCTTATGAATACGTGAAGCTGTTACTGCAGGCATGTAGGTGCTTACCAAAGGCCGTAGGTCTGGGTGTGCCAAGATGTAACCATTGTTAGTGATGAGAAAGGCGTAGCCATGAGCGCCCAGCTAAAGCAGAAGCAAGGACAAAATACACATTTCAAGCTCATACAACAAGACAATGGAGCCTATGTTTTTTCCACCGCTACACCCTGATCACACATTTAAGGCTTCGCTTTACTCTggatgatatatcaaatatcaGGATGCACCTAATCAAATCTGATAATCAAGagataatataataaaaaacaaaaatataatagAGCACCGTTTAACAAAACTGACCTTATATCGAGGGGCCAACTTCATCACTTCTAATAGAGGAACATCAGTTCCCACCACACCCAAGAGAATTCCATGGGACAGCTGGTAGGAAACAGACAGATATAATCAGTACATAATACAACTCCCACTGAGAGTCCAGCATCAAGCCCAAAAGCACAAGAGGCATACTGACCGTCTCCTTCTTCTTGCTGAACACAGGCATGGCCACAGATGTCATTAGCAGTAAACTGTGAGCCATGGTGTTGAATAGCTAAGAGACAGACATTTAGTTAGCTTGAAAATGACCCACAGACACTAGGAAATGAATTTGCTGAAATAAAAATGACCTCAACTAAAGGGTCTGTCTAATTAGAGAGACTAGTGTGATCACTGGTGTGATCCTCAAGGGCAAAGCCTCTACGGAGAGCTACTATCATTACAGGTATGtgacactagagggcgctacACAACTACAAGTCTACCACTCTGGTGCAACAGAGTGGACTTTATCATGCAGGTCAGTAATTTCCCAAGACAACCTGAGGGGAAATTATGCTAGAACTAAGCACATTATAGGAGCCTGATTATAAGATTTACCTCCGCTGTGTTAGGGAGCTGTCAAGATGAGAAATGGACAAAGCAGAAATGTGAACATGAAATGTTGCCAGTGAAACATGAAGAATGAACAAGGACTGGGGCTGTGTGAAAAGTAGCCATCTCTTAGGTATTAGGCGAACATTTATAACAGGTGAGCCTGCTCACCACAGTGTCCATGTAAGCCTCTGTCCAGATGATGTCATGGTCATGATCTATGACCATGGGTCGACTCAGCACATGTAAGTATTCATTCACATTCTCCTGCACGTCAGCCAGCGTATTGATGTGAGTGTAGTAACCTGCCATATTTAGACACAAAAAATGGGTCAAAATCTTACTGTACAGCAGATGGATAAACAATGACCTGTGAAAATAAGTAGACATGTCTTACCTTTGTTGTTGCAAGCTATCCATTTGACATTACCAGAAAAAGTCATATCACGTCCAATAAGGTAAGTAAAGACCCGGACCTGAAATAAAAAGCTGACTGTCACAGTACTCCTGCAGGTGCAAAAGATGCAGTTGTCATGAAGTAGGCTCATGTTGTAGTCATGAAGTAGGCTCATGTTGGTGAAATGACATATGAGTGgttttctgtgcatctgtgcattGAAATGCAGAACAAATAGAGgttactgaaataaaaataaatagaaaacattGATAGAAGACATTTTAAAGTCTTGCCGAGGAAGCTTTGGCCCAGGAGGGGAAACTTGTTTTGCTACTGGGCTTTTAGTTGACAGCTAATGTCGACCAGAATCACTGACTATATTGTGGAGAAGTCATTCAGATGTTacaaaaaagtgtattttcttctttttcttttagaaCCGATTAGCCTTTTATTCACTGTGTCTTTCAGGtgatggttttatttatttccataacAACGGAGTAAAAAAGGATTTTTGGTTGGTTCTGGACATGAACTGAACGTCAAAAAggttatgtatttgtgtgataaagatgaggCTTAAAATCTTTTTAAGCTGTCAGGCTTCTCCGCAGTGGTGGATAAAATGCCATCCCTCAAATAAGAGCCTTATGGGTGTGCTGGAAAGCAGCGTCTATAATCTCACCCAAGTAGGAGGCATACAGGGTGTACAGCATAGTACATACACGAGTCCAACTCCATCACACGTACTACTTGGATGACCGTATTTTAAGGCTAGAACCACTATCACTCAAGACAAGATCCTTTCACCCCATTACTTCTAAAAGGCACAGCTGGGTGACAGTTAGCGTCATCATTCAATAACAACTGGCTTGACCTTGCCTTTCTTAGGACACGAGCGGTTATAATCAAAACCCCCTGATTTACATGGCATAAGGTGGAACTGTTGGATTCCAACATTGAAAGCAGGATTCTTTAGGTGTGAGCTACTGTGGTTTTCATCCATCTGTCATATACATTCGTGGATGTCTGCTTGGATGTATACAACTCTCACCCACAAACATATATTCATACAaagacaagcaaacacacaaagaaagagacaagACTGAATTAGATTCCCTGATTAAGCCAGGAGCTCCCATTTAAGACATACATGATGAAGTCATCTTAAACTCTGTAGTTATTCATTTGGGCTTCATCCAGTTGGCTTTGGATGTTTGGCACTATACTGATCA
Above is a genomic segment from Clupea harengus chromosome 3, Ch_v2.0.2, whole genome shotgun sequence containing:
- the LOC116220044 gene encoding leucine-rich repeat and transmembrane domain-containing protein 2; the encoded protein is MWFLTKVTRYRMHGLSLAAYASLFCLLGTLTIIGGCPSTCVCAGTDAVCNDQSTASLRLIIAQLPQGICILQLSRNNLSALEPGIFSSVSSLQSLDLSSNNFSVLHTRAFSNLSRLERLDLSSNPLLELPADLFSELGKLTELVLSDTGLHALSTDLFQSLTQLQRLDLSLNRLTSLPRGLLGGLQELTWLSLAANRLRNVQRAEFEALSELQSLLLVGNPWECNCSLVEFKHWLEWMLYRGGQVDALECSLPKGLWGRDIRTVPAEMFSHCVRDSFPPCSRGPDGQEPGGDGVPDCVRQRYRAVSVRRAAATVVVAGVVCGIVCVMMVAAATYGCIYASLAAKYQREKNGKVHKRPPDGSEEKDLEQEEKRELLPVIARETEVIPYVEVVLSREVCV